The Conger conger chromosome 11, fConCon1.1, whole genome shotgun sequence genome includes the window GTTGATCAACTGCGGAGCCAATGTGGACCTTCTGGAAACTCTGCAGCCGGACGAGGAATCTGTTTTCTTCATCTGCGACACGCATCGGCCGGTGGACGTGGTGAACGTGTACAACGACACGCAGGTCCGTGGACTGGGGAGTTTCTGGGTTAATTTAATGCTGGGTTAATCTGCTGGTCTGGGTtaacaatcataataatattgaGACTATGAGCAGTGCAAGTTTAGAAACTTGAAACTACCACCGACCCttccacacagatcaagttgcTCATCAAGCAAGATGACGACTTGGGTGTCCCGGCCTATGATGACATCTTCAGAGACGATGAGGAAGACGAGGATGGAGAAGATTCTGGGAACGAGAGCGACGGTGGCTCGGAACCTTCTGGGAAACGGAGGCGTTTTGATGAGGTGGGTTCTGAGTTTTAACGCTGGTGTTGACTTCATATTCTGTACGCACCCGTGTGAGACCGTCTGTGATAAAGCCTCTTCATTGAACTGTAAGCCATAAATCAGTATTTTTCCTGTAATAACGAGCTCTCACTCATCCATAAATTGGTGAATAACTGTTTTCCAACTTCACGGCTATGAGAGACTGTGCTTCTTCAGACTTTGTCTGGTTAGGGTCTTGGTTTTACTACAAAAGCGGTGTGGCACTTATGATTTAATCTCTGATTTAATAACTGCCGGGTTTAGAAAGACATACTATCTTTGAACCCTGGCTGTGTgctgcttttattaaaaaaaacataagaggGCAAGGTCTAACTTTTTCTAATGGTAATGTCTCTTCAGGGAATTTAATCAAATTTTGTGCTGAAATTAAATTTCAGAGGTTAAACTCTGGATAAGTTCATTTTTGACAGGACAGCAGGAGGGTTGAAGGCCAAAGGTTTTGAGGTTAAGCTGGGGCTTGTGTCTGCTACAGGGGGCTCTGGAGCGCAGGATTGAGAGGCAGCGGCACAGGAGGACCTGGGAGGCCCGCAGGTAAGATGACTTCTGcagaacagggtgtgtgttcatgtgggacagggtgtgtgttcatgtgggacagggtgtgtgttcatgcaggactgggtgtgtgttcatgcaggaCTGGGTGTGTGTTCATCCAGgactgggtgtgtgggtgtgtgttcctgtgggaCAGGGTGTATtgggtgtgtgttcctgtgggacagggtgtatgggtgtgtgttcctgtgggacagggtgtatgggtgtgtgttcctgtgggacagggtgtgtgggtgtgtgttcctgtgggacagggtgtatgggtgtgtgttcctgtgggacagggtgtatgggtgtgtgttcctgtgggacagggtgtatgggtgtgtgttcctgtgggacagggtgtgtCTGATGGTGACATTCTGTTCTGTTTAGGAGGGAAGTACTGTTTGACTATGAACAATATGAGTATCATGGAACTTCAGTGAGTATTGCTTCATCTTTAAATGTTCTGTTGTGTTTGCCTAAATGGCGAGCATTCTGCATGCTTTAGTAAGTTTCTTTGGCTGAAAGCTTTTAAATGGCTGAATTGAGAATGGATATGGTGGGGAAAGATCTTCATTTGAAAACGTGTATGTTCTAGTCTGCCATGGTGCTGTTTGAGCTTGCATGGGTCATGACCAAGGATACCAAAGATATGCTGTGGTAAGTGAAAGTGGAGTGATTATTTCATTTGCTCATATTGTCTGTCTCCATCGTTCAGCAACAGTGTGATTTAATAATCATTCCCAGAATAATTTTTTGCCGTTTAATAAAATGAGCTATGGTGTGATGTAACAAACTGTacttttaaagtttttatgtttctgtgtttcattGCGCTTTTCTCTCCCCAGGTGGTCCATTATTGGGCTGGTGGACCAGTGGGTGCATGATAAAATCACGCAGTGAGGATCTCATTTGTTTAACCTGCTAAACTCCCTTCTGGCTTGTGTCTGTGGTGGTTTATTGATGTATGAACTTTGACCATGTTCCaaaaggcattttattttgcaccTTGAAGATAAAGGCATTTATATTTAGCCGCCAAATTTCTGGCTGTTAATAAACTGAAGTACTAAAGAAATGTACATATCCTGCATATTGTAGTGTTTTAAAACGTGCGTTAAAGTTTTATCTTCTTTCAATATACCAGTTTAAGTTCCAGGATGAATGCATTTCTGTAAAGGTGATATTTCTCCCAGCATGATGAACATCAGGAAGTTTAATTTAAATTGAggttaatttgatttggtgCCATGTTTTTTAGCTTCAGCGAGCATTTCCAGCTGGCGGGCTGTGGGTTTGGGACGCAGGTTGATTGGTTGGTGTTTCTGGGACGCAGGCTGATTGGTTGGTGTTTCTGTCCCGCAGTATGAAGTATGTGACCGATGTGGCCAAACTGCAACGTCACGTCTCCAGACACAACCATCGCAATGAAGATGAGGAGAATTCCCTGTCCATCGACTGCATGAGGATCTCCTTCCAGTACGAGTATCCTGAGCCGCCAGCAATCTGCTTCTGTTTCCACTTCATCCCTGCATACGTCCTGTCTTCTGCAGATTCAGAGCTTCTTCCAGCTCATTCCAGTTCTCGGCTGATTTGGTCTTGGTCCAGTTTTCCTCTCTAAAATTAGAGGACTGTCATTAAGTGGACTCTAAAATGCTTCAGAAGGTTAGTTTCGAGTGTTAAATGTTATGATCTCCTGCTGAATGTATTTTGTGGAATGGAGGGATTGTCCTTAACTCCTTTCCAGTCTACGTTTGGCCCTCTACCAGCACTGGTCTCTGTACGAAAGCATCTGCAACTCCTGCTACACCTCCTCCTACTTCAAGCTGTGGTCCCTGCATGGCCAGAAGAAGCTGCAGGAGTTCCTCGCTGACATGGGGTGCGTCTTCCCTTTAGCCTCCCTGCTCCCGTTGGCCTCCCTGCTCCCGTTGGCCTCCCTGCTCCCGTTGGCCTACCTGCGCGGCGTTCCCAATTAGCAGCTGTGTGACCGGGTGAATGTTTACATGGGGGTGGTCCTTGCACCTGAATGTTTATGTGGGGTAATCCTGCATTTCCTTTCCCAGACTCCCCCTGAAGCAGGTGAGGCAGAAATTCAGCTCCATGGACATGTCCATCAAAGAGAACCTGTGTGAGGTCATAGAGGAATCCTCCAGCAAATACGGGTAAGATCCAggacacacgcatacgcatacacacacacgcgcatacacacacacacacccacacccacacacacccacaaactcactcactcactctataACAACATGGACACCTGTTACCTGCTCCAGGTAAACCTGTCACCTGTTCCCTAGCATGAAAGATATCCGCATCCAGACGTTCGGGGTCCATTTCGGCTTCAAGAACCGCTTCCTGGCCAGCGACGTGGTGCACGGGGCTGCCGCCCTGCTGGAGAGTGTGGAGAAGGACGAGAACGGCAGTGACAACTTCATCAAAGCGCTGGACTGCCTCTCCAGGTACTGCCTGGGGGCCTGACTGAGTGACTTGAGTGGGGTTTGTTGGATTGACTGGTCTGCATTAGGGTTGTCAGTGTTGGATTGACTGGTCTGCATTAGGGTTGTCAGTGTTGGATTGACTGGTCTGCATTAGGGTTGTCAGTGTTGGATTGACTGGTCTGCATTAAGGTTGTCAGTGTTGGATTGACTGGTCTACATTAGGGTTGTGCGTGTTAGATTGACTGGTCTGCATTAGGGTTGTCAGTGATGGATTGACTGGTTTGCAGGAGTAATCTGGACCGGCTGCACCGCGGCATTGATCTGGCCAAGAAGAAGCTGATGGCCGTGCAGCAGACAGTGGCCAGCTGCATCTGCACCAACCTCATCCTGTCCCAGGGGCCCTTCCTCTACTGCTACCTGATGGAGGTCAGTGTCTGTTTGAGCCCAGATTGTGCTGGTTGTGCTGTGTAGTGCCAGGTGTGGGATTTGAGCCCAAACTGTGCCGGTTGCAGGGGACTCCGGACGTGAGGCTGTTCTCCAGGCCCATGGCTCTAACGCTGCTCAGCAAGCACCTCCTGAAGGCCTTTGTTCGCTCGGTGAGTTCCTCCATCCCGTTTCTGCCACACGCCTGCTGGTTAACGTTACCCTGAACGTGAACGCACATACCTTCTAACGTGTCACCAAATGTCTGCTGGCTAATATTACTCCAAACATGCCTAATGCCGACCCCCACACCTGCTGGCTAACGCACCCTGAAATCTCTTAACAGCCGGTGTGGGCGTGTCCTTTTGCTCTAAGAGCAGGTGTGGGCGTGTCCTTTTGCTCAAAGAGCTGGTGTGGGCGTGTCCTTTTGCTCAAAGAGCTGGTGTGGGCGTGTCCTTGGTCTAAGAGCAGGTGTGGGCGTGTCCTTTTGCTCTAAGAGCAGGTGTGGGCGTGTCCTTTTGCTCTAAGAGCTGGTGTGGGTGTGTCCTTTTGCTCTAAGAGCTGGTGTGGGTGTGTCCTTGCTCTAAGAGCAGGTGTGGGCGTGTCCTTTTGCTCTAAGAGCTGGTGTGGGCGTGTCCTTTTGCTCTAAGAGCAGGTGTGGGCGTGTCCTTTTGCTCTAAGAGCAGGTGTGGGCGTGTCCTTTTGCTCTAAGAGCTGGTGTGGGCGTGTCCTTTTGCTCTAAGAGCTGGTGTGGGCGTG containing:
- the cdc45 gene encoding cell division control protein 45 homolog — encoded protein: MFVTDIRKEFYDVVVNQRVALLVSSDIDALCACKILQALFHCDQVQYTLVPVTGWQDLETAFLEHKEQFRYFVLINCGANVDLLETLQPDEESVFFICDTHRPVDVVNVYNDTQIKLLIKQDDDLGVPAYDDIFRDDEEDEDGEDSGNESDGGSEPSGKRRRFDEGALERRIERQRHRRTWEARRREVLFDYEQYEYHGTSSAMVLFELAWVMTKDTKDMLWWSIIGLVDQWVHDKITHMKYVTDVAKLQRHVSRHNHRNEDEENSLSIDCMRISFQYDLRLALYQHWSLYESICNSCYTSSYFKLWSLHGQKKLQEFLADMGLPLKQVRQKFSSMDMSIKENLCEVIEESSSKYGMKDIRIQTFGVHFGFKNRFLASDVVHGAAALLESVEKDENGSDNFIKALDCLSRSNLDRLHRGIDLAKKKLMAVQQTVASCICTNLILSQGPFLYCYLMEGTPDVRLFSRPMALTLLSKHLLKAFVRSTRNKRCRLLPLIMAAPLDVEKGTVILLGIPPESETSDKKNFFGRAFEKAAESTSSRTLHDRFDMSIIELKTEDRSKFLDALVTLLS